A single region of the Halopiger xanaduensis SH-6 genome encodes:
- a CDS encoding ferredoxin--NADP reductase encodes MDGTPVTVESVRDVGPETVALELETPDAFDALPGQFVLLRASPDGDDEVVERHYTLSSPAVDDTFEITVGVDPDGDLSPWLAGLEGGETVHVDGPFGTITYERDADVVAIAGGPGVGPAVAIAEAARDAGHEAVVIYQDDEPAHRERLEALEDDGASVTIVDDEANEDLAAAIEAHVDDGRIYAFGFDEFVTFVADSIDDAGGDSDEALIESFG; translated from the coding sequence ATGGATGGGACCCCAGTAACCGTCGAATCGGTACGCGACGTCGGTCCGGAGACCGTCGCGCTCGAACTCGAGACGCCCGACGCGTTCGACGCGCTGCCGGGCCAGTTCGTCTTGCTCCGCGCGAGCCCCGACGGCGACGACGAGGTCGTCGAACGCCACTACACGCTCTCGTCGCCGGCCGTCGACGACACCTTCGAGATCACGGTCGGCGTCGATCCCGACGGCGACCTTTCACCCTGGCTCGCCGGCCTCGAGGGCGGGGAGACCGTCCACGTCGACGGCCCGTTCGGGACGATCACCTACGAGCGCGACGCCGACGTCGTCGCGATCGCGGGCGGCCCCGGCGTCGGTCCCGCAGTCGCAATCGCCGAGGCAGCCCGCGACGCGGGCCACGAGGCGGTCGTCATCTATCAGGACGACGAGCCCGCACACCGCGAACGACTCGAGGCGCTCGAGGACGACGGCGCATCGGTCACGATCGTCGACGACGAGGCGAACGAGGACCTCGCAGCCGCGATCGAAGCCCACGTGGACGACGGCCGGATCTACGCGTTCGGGTTCGACGAGTTCGTCACGTTCGTCGCCGACTCGATCGACGACGCCGGCGGCGATTCGGACGAGGCGCTGATCGAGAGCTTCGGGTAA
- a CDS encoding 2-oxoacid:acceptor oxidoreductase subunit alpha, whose amino-acid sequence MAEDLNWAVGGEAGDGIDSTGKIFAQALSRAGRHVFTSKDFASRIRGGYTAYKIRTSVDRVQSVVDRLDILVALTQRTIDENLDELHEDSAIIYDGERSWEAEIPDEMTAVDVPLKSLAEDAGGAIMRNIVALGAACEITNFDVEYLDEALEKRFGGKGSKIVENNKEAARLGQQYVQENYDLDLDYDLDTTDEDYVLLNGNEAIGMGALAAGCRFYAGYPITPATSIMEYLTGRIEDYGGHVVQAEDELSAINMALGAARSGARAMTATSGAGIDLMTETFGLVAQSETPLVITDVQRSGPSTGMPTKQEQGDLNMALYGGHGEIPRFVVTPTSIAECFWKTVEAFNLAEKYQIPVFLVSDLAMSVTEQTFRPETFDMDEVEIDRGKLVDEDEVDEWLDAQGRFRAHAVTEDGVSPRAIPGTTDGAHMSTGLEHDELGRRTEDEDERVQQVDKRYRKVETAEEQEDWDYREFGDSDADNLVISWGSNEGALREALEYLEADDIDLRVISVPYIFPRPDLSDEIEAADEVVVVECNATGQFADLLEHDALTRLKRINKYTGVRFKADELADQITDKLTEEVPAQ is encoded by the coding sequence ATGGCTGAGGACCTCAACTGGGCGGTCGGAGGCGAGGCCGGCGACGGTATCGACTCCACCGGAAAAATCTTTGCTCAGGCCCTGTCCAGAGCCGGGCGACACGTGTTCACCTCGAAGGACTTCGCGTCGCGGATCCGCGGCGGCTACACCGCCTACAAGATCCGCACGTCGGTCGATCGCGTCCAAAGCGTCGTCGACCGACTCGACATTCTCGTCGCACTGACACAACGGACGATCGACGAGAATCTGGACGAGCTCCACGAGGACAGCGCCATCATCTACGACGGCGAACGCTCCTGGGAGGCCGAGATTCCCGACGAGATGACGGCGGTCGACGTCCCGCTGAAGTCGCTGGCCGAAGACGCCGGCGGTGCGATCATGCGCAACATCGTCGCGCTCGGGGCCGCCTGCGAGATCACCAACTTCGACGTCGAGTACCTCGACGAAGCCCTCGAGAAGCGCTTCGGCGGGAAGGGCTCGAAGATCGTCGAGAACAACAAGGAAGCCGCCCGGTTGGGCCAGCAGTACGTCCAGGAGAACTACGATCTGGATCTCGACTACGATCTCGATACCACTGACGAGGACTACGTCCTGCTGAACGGCAACGAAGCGATCGGGATGGGAGCTCTCGCCGCCGGCTGCCGGTTCTACGCGGGATACCCGATCACGCCCGCGACCTCCATCATGGAGTACCTGACGGGCCGCATCGAGGACTACGGCGGCCACGTCGTGCAGGCCGAGGACGAACTCTCGGCGATCAACATGGCGCTGGGCGCCGCACGCAGCGGCGCGCGAGCGATGACCGCGACCTCCGGCGCCGGGATCGACCTGATGACCGAGACCTTCGGCCTCGTCGCACAGAGCGAGACGCCGCTGGTCATCACCGACGTGCAGCGCTCGGGTCCCTCGACGGGGATGCCGACCAAGCAGGAGCAGGGCGACCTCAACATGGCGCTGTACGGCGGCCACGGCGAGATCCCGCGGTTCGTCGTCACTCCGACGTCGATCGCCGAGTGTTTCTGGAAGACCGTCGAGGCGTTCAACCTCGCCGAGAAGTACCAGATCCCCGTCTTCCTCGTGTCCGATCTGGCGATGTCGGTCACCGAACAGACGTTCCGACCGGAGACCTTCGACATGGACGAAGTCGAGATCGACCGCGGCAAGCTCGTCGACGAGGACGAAGTCGACGAGTGGCTCGACGCGCAGGGTCGGTTCCGCGCCCACGCCGTCACCGAGGACGGCGTCAGCCCCCGCGCCATCCCCGGCACGACAGACGGCGCTCACATGTCCACCGGCCTCGAGCACGACGAACTCGGCCGCCGGACCGAGGACGAGGACGAGCGCGTCCAGCAGGTCGACAAGCGCTATCGCAAGGTCGAAACCGCCGAGGAGCAGGAGGACTGGGACTACCGCGAGTTCGGCGATTCCGACGCCGACAACCTCGTCATCTCCTGGGGATCGAACGAGGGCGCGCTGCGGGAAGCGCTCGAGTACCTCGAGGCGGACGACATCGACCTGCGCGTGATCTCGGTGCCCTACATCTTCCCGCGCCCGGACCTCTCCGACGAGATCGAGGCTGCCGACGAGGTCGTCGTCGTCGAGTGTAACGCGACCGGGCAGTTCGCGGACCTGCTCGAGCACGACGCACTTACCCGTCTCAAGCGCATTAACAAGTACACCGGCGTCCGCTTCAAGGCGGACGAACTCGCCGACCAGATCACCGACAAACTCACCGAGGAGGTGCCTGCACAATGA
- a CDS encoding 2-oxoacid:ferredoxin oxidoreductase subunit beta — translation MSSDVRFTDFKSDKQPTWCPGCGDFGTMNGMMKALAETGNDPDNTFVVAGIGCSGKIGTYMHSYALHGVHGRALPVGQGVKMARPDIEVMVAGGDGDGYSIGAGHFVHAVRRNVDMTYVVMDNRIYGLTKGQASPTSRSDFETSTTPEGPKQPPVNPLALALASGASFIAQSFSSDALRHQEIVQEAIEHDGFGFVNVFSPCVTFNDVDTYDYFRDNLVDLQEDEDHDPNDYEAAKEVILDSDKEYQGVMYKDENSVPYHEKHGVTEDMSEIPEGAPEDAMDLVREFY, via the coding sequence ATGAGCTCCGACGTTCGATTCACCGACTTCAAATCCGACAAGCAACCCACCTGGTGTCCCGGCTGCGGGGACTTCGGGACGATGAACGGCATGATGAAAGCCCTCGCCGAGACCGGCAACGACCCCGACAACACGTTCGTGGTCGCCGGGATCGGCTGTTCCGGCAAGATCGGGACCTACATGCACAGCTACGCGCTGCACGGGGTCCACGGTCGCGCGCTGCCGGTCGGACAGGGCGTCAAGATGGCCCGCCCCGACATCGAAGTGATGGTCGCCGGCGGCGACGGCGACGGCTACTCGATCGGTGCCGGTCACTTCGTCCACGCCGTCCGCCGGAACGTCGACATGACCTACGTCGTCATGGACAACCGCATCTACGGGCTGACGAAGGGCCAGGCCTCGCCGACCTCGCGGTCGGACTTCGAGACCTCGACGACTCCCGAAGGACCCAAGCAGCCGCCGGTCAACCCGCTCGCACTGGCGCTCGCTTCGGGTGCTTCCTTCATCGCCCAGTCGTTCTCCTCGGACGCGCTGCGCCACCAGGAGATCGTTCAGGAGGCCATCGAGCACGACGGCTTCGGCTTCGTCAACGTCTTCAGCCCCTGCGTCACGTTCAACGACGTCGACACCTACGACTACTTCCGCGACAACCTCGTCGACCTGCAGGAGGACGAAGACCACGATCCCAACGACTACGAGGCCGCCAAGGAGGTCATCCTCGACAGCGACAAGGAGTACCAGGGCGTGATGTACAAGGACGAGAACTCCGTCCCGTACCACGAGAAACACGGCGTCACCGAAGACATGTCCGAGATTCCCGAGGGCGCGCCCGAGGACGCGATGGACCTCGTCCGCGAGTTCTACTGA
- a CDS encoding DUF6517 family protein, producing MTPSRRSLLAAGTTSALALTAGCLDFVLGNGPLEFDAERVAPTDAAFEETGYEETQVEEQSIDETIQAGVERDVRASMWLSLYSKARDLQGETIDASVFAAVSIPAIEVAGRSFNPIENMSNEELLEEVMNRAGDDFGSVRNIGREESFGLDILGAGREVDVFSGETEFEGRTVEVEISLTSFAHEEDLLILVGSHPKPFAEESANLEVLMESVEHPV from the coding sequence ATGACTCCCTCTCGCCGTTCGCTACTCGCCGCGGGCACGACGAGTGCGCTCGCACTGACCGCCGGCTGTCTCGACTTCGTCCTCGGGAACGGCCCGCTCGAGTTCGACGCCGAACGCGTGGCGCCGACCGACGCCGCGTTCGAGGAAACGGGCTACGAGGAAACCCAGGTCGAGGAGCAGTCGATCGACGAGACGATTCAGGCCGGCGTCGAACGCGACGTTCGGGCGTCGATGTGGCTCTCGCTCTATTCGAAGGCGCGCGACCTTCAGGGCGAGACGATCGACGCGAGCGTCTTCGCGGCCGTCTCGATTCCCGCGATCGAAGTCGCCGGCCGATCGTTCAACCCGATCGAGAACATGAGCAACGAGGAACTGCTCGAGGAGGTGATGAACCGCGCCGGCGACGACTTCGGCTCGGTCCGGAACATCGGCCGCGAGGAGTCGTTCGGCCTCGATATTCTGGGCGCCGGCCGCGAGGTCGACGTCTTCTCGGGCGAAACCGAGTTCGAGGGCCGCACGGTCGAGGTCGAAATCTCGCTGACGTCGTTCGCCCACGAGGAGGACCTGCTGATCCTCGTCGGGAGCCACCCGAAACCGTTCGCCGAGGAGTCGGCGAACCTCGAGGTGCTGATGGAATCGGTCGAACACCCGGTCTGA